ATATCTGAGGTTCCATTCCACTAGTCTAAAGGTTTCTCGTCGCCTGGCCAGTTGCGGATCTGTCGTCGGAGTGCTGTGGGCGAGAAACAGTTGCAGGATGGGGTTACACACGCGAAAGAGGCATCCACGCTCAGTGTAGCTTCAAGCCTGAAACTGTGAGTCCTCGTGGCCGATATTCACCTGCCAAATACGTGGAACTTCTCTGACGCCGTGCGAGATACAGGGTGTGAGTCTTGCACGACGTTCTGCGAAAATAACGGGCAAAGGGCATCAATCGGTACAGTCAGCATAAGCAGTTGCCTGAAACCCACGACGGATCGAAAGTTAATACATATATCCGACACTCGTGTGTTCCTATTTTATATGCAATTCTGTGACGAGTGTGGTTCGCTGATGCACACGGAGGGCGACACGTGGGTGTGTCGCTCCTGTGAGCACGAAGAGCCGCGGGATTCGCAAGCAGAGGCGGCAATGGCAATCCAAGATGGACAGCAGGACGATGGGGCACCCGCCGTGGCCGACGCGACCCAGGGCTCCACTGAGACGATGCAGGAGTCCTGTCCGGCTGAGGACTGCGACAGCGACCGGGCCTACTCCGAGATGATGCCGAAGCCGGGCGGCTCCTACGAGGTTCGGCTGTTCACTTGCGTCGAGTGCGGCCACAAGTGGCGCGAGTCCTGACAGCGCATCTCGCAACCCCCGCGCTACTGAGCGGCTGGTTCAACGTCTCCAGCACGAAAAAAAGAAGCCGCCGTGCTGCATAGGACCTCTATATCCGTCACGCCTTTTCTGTCAGGTGTTGGTACTACCTTCCGTCTGTTGGAGTAGCGGACCCACGAGAACAGGTTTGAAACACCACTCAGGAGATAGCAGTACGATTCCTTGGATGATCACTCAGTGAGACGGATGGTCCTCAAACAAGCCGGGCACCATCACCGCGACTGGGAGGATGAGTACTGCGATACCCAACAGCAATAGCGGTCCGAACTGAGGATCGACGCCGATAACCGACGCGGCCGCTGTCGCGATTGGGCGTGTTTCTTTCTCGAGACCCTGGCCAGCGATCCCAGTCGATGCGATCGCGATCCCAGCAGTGATGAGGGCCGGCGGACCACCTGCTTTCAGCGCGCGGACGGGTCGATTCGAGGGGCCTTGCCTAGACATCTGCGATGGCCTCCTGGTGTATTGGCAGACTCATTGAACAAATCAATTGATGAAATCTCGGGCAAGTGGGTACTCCCACGGGGTCCCGAAGATCGCTTTGATCGTTGCGACGAGCGTGAATAGACTTGTTAGAAGCCAAGCCAGCCCGGCAGCGAACAGTAACACCGTCCCCAGCAGGCCAACGATATTGGCGAGTGGTCCAGGGAGGGGAGACCACGAGACCATCTCGCCGCCAACTGTCATCGTATCCGCACCCAAGAGGAACGTCAGGAACGCACCGAAACTGAGAAGCAACACCGAGACGTGCCAGTTCAATGCATTTCGCGCGTTCGCTTTGGTGAACGGGTGATCAGAGACGAGGTAGACGAGTCCAGCTCCGAAAGCTCCTGTAAAGAGGGCTAATAGATGGACAGCGATACCGCCGATGGAACGTTTAGTTAGCAGGTCGGGACCACGATCGGACGTCATTGTATCTGTATCCATATGTGATGTGTGGATGGGGAGGGTAGCTTCAGCTCGATTCACGTCGTCGGCAGGAGATGTAACGGGCCAAACCGACTGCGGACCCGATGGACGATTCGCTCGGCGACCAGCAGGATACCGCTAAATACGAGTACATTGAACGCCGTTGCCCACAGTGCGATATCGCTCTCGAGACCAGGGTCGAAACCCAGGATGGTCAACAGGCTTCCAGCAGCCAACAGCGCGAGTGACAACTGAAAGCCAGCGAGAACGAGTGTTCGCACCCCGACTGTATCCTGAAGTGTCAGGAAGCCACGGGTGGAAAGCCGATCGAGCGGGGACTCGGCCATCAGTGCACGTTTGCCTTCCGGCGAGAGTGGCCACTCCGAGTCGGGATACTTGATGTAGTAGAGGGTGACCGAATCAGGATACGCTTCGGTCGCTACCACATCGAGCTCTTGGAGTTCACTTAGTCGGTTCCGAACTGTGGCTTTACTCACATCGGGTTTCACGCGCGAGGCGAGTTGCCGGCTCGAAAAGAATGGCCGGTCAGCTTCGAGCATCGTCTCGACAACGTGTTCTTGT
This genomic interval from Halobellus litoreus contains the following:
- a CDS encoding RPA12/RPB9/RPC11 RNA polymerase family protein, with protein sequence MQFCDECGSLMHTEGDTWVCRSCEHEEPRDSQAEAAMAIQDGQQDDGAPAVADATQGSTETMQESCPAEDCDSDRAYSEMMPKPGGSYEVRLFTCVECGHKWRES
- a CDS encoding DUF4870 domain-containing protein, yielding MDTDTMTSDRGPDLLTKRSIGGIAVHLLALFTGAFGAGLVYLVSDHPFTKANARNALNWHVSVLLLSFGAFLTFLLGADTMTVGGEMVSWSPLPGPLANIVGLLGTVLLFAAGLAWLLTSLFTLVATIKAIFGTPWEYPLARDFIN